Proteins from a genomic interval of Medicago truncatula cultivar Jemalong A17 chromosome 3, MtrunA17r5.0-ANR, whole genome shotgun sequence:
- the LOC11433912 gene encoding probable LRR receptor-like serine/threonine-protein kinase At2g16250 — MVDPRGIFWFALLLLFLRFRGTLEQTQPLSSPLERESLLQLRTSLGLRSKEWPRKPDPCLIWIGITCQNGRVVGINISGFRRTRIGRRNPQFSVDALANFTLLQSFNASGFYLPGSIPDLFGVSLRSLRVLDLRSCSIFDVIPNTIGNLTSLTGLYLSDNNLTGNAPDSLGQLSALSVLDLSGNSLTGNIPESFGSLANLSSLDLSGNFFSGSIPLGIGTLSRLQHLNLSGNGLNSLPAQLGGLTSLVDLDLSENSFSGGVLPDLRGLRNLRRMLLGNSMLNGPLPADFFTVSLQLQTVVLRKNNFTGSLPVEMWSLPRLTFVDVSSNSFTGMLPSSSSSAGSTVAVLNISHNLFYGNLTPVLRRFSFVDLANNYYEGKVLDFMHNVSIDSNCLQNATNQKSTVECASFYAERGLSFDNFGQPNTTKATEGSGKSNKTKIILAAVLGGLGLLAILALLLVLLILCTRKRGNSSQRGNGVGPAPAGGSPPPPGVSVNLASVGDSFTYHQLLQATGDFSDANLIKHGHTGDLFNGVLENGIPVVIKRIDMRSTKKDAFLSELDFFNKVSHQRFVPLLGHCLENENEKFLVYKLMPKGDLSNCLFFKNTTAEDGTLQSLDWITRLKIATGAAEAVSYLHHECIPPIVHRDIQASSILLDDRYEVRLGSLSEASGQEGDIHQSKITRFLRLPQSSEQGASGSSTSVCAYDVYCFGKVLLELVTGKLGISASSEGVLREWLDQILPCINMYDKELVTKIVDPSLVVDEDFLEEVWAIAIVARSCLNPKPSRRPPMRYVLKALENPLKVVREESSSSARLKATSSRGSWNATLFGSWRQSSSDVAVIPAASGTKLEGASSLKLSATSSSSSRRRHSNEICPEPSFGLPDVERVDP, encoded by the exons atggtGGATCCAAGAGGGATATTCTGGTTTGCGTTATTGCTTTTATTTCTGCGTTTTCGTGGAACATTGGAACAGACTCAGCCATTAAGTTCACCTTTGGAACGAGAATCACTTCTTCAACTAAGAACTTCTTTGGGTTTAAGAAGCAAAGAATGGCCAAGAAAACCAGACCCTTGTTTAATCTGGATTGGTATTACATGTCAGAATGGTCGTGTTGTTGGGATCAACATCTCTGGTTTTCGAAGAACAAGAATTGGTAGAAGAAACCCTCAATTTTCTGTTGACGCTTTGGCTAATTTCACTCTATTACAGTCATTTAATGCCTCTGGTTTTTATCTTCCCGGTTCTATTCCTGATTTGTTTGGTGTTAGTCTCCGTTCGCTTCGCGTGCTTGATCTTCGTTCTTGTTCCATATTCGATGTCATTCCTAACACTATTGGGAACTTGACTAGTCTTACTGGTCTTTATCTTTCTGATAATAATCTTACTGGGAATGCTCCTGATAGTTTAGGTCAACTCTCGGCTCTTTCGGTTCTTGATCTTTCGGGGAATTCCCTTACTGGCAATATACCGGAATCTTTTGGCTCTCTTGCAAATCTTTCTTCCCTTGACTTGTCTGGCAATTTTTTTTCTGGGTCTATTCCTTTGGGTATAGGGACTCTTTCTAGGTTACAACACTTGAACCTTTCGGGTAATGGCTTAAATTCTTTGCCTGCACAATTGGGTGGTCTTACTAGCTTGGTTGACCTTGATCTTAGTGAGAATTCTTTCTCCGGCGGGGTTCTTCCTGATTTGAGAGGGTTGAGAAACTTGCGGAGAATGTTACTTGGAAACAGCATGCTTAATGGACCATTGCCGGCGGACTTTTTTACTGTTTCATTGCAGTTGCAGACCGTAGTTCTGAGGAAAAACAATTTTACTGGTTCTTTGCCTGTTGAAATGTGGTCTCTGCCGAGGTTGACGTTCGTTGATGTGTCTTCCAATAGTTTCACTGGTATGCTTCCCAGTTCTAGTTCCTCTGCCGGTTCTACGGTTGCGGTGCTCAATATATCTCATAACTTGTTTTATGGAAATCTCACACCTGTGCTCAGAAGGTTCTCTTTTGTCGATCTTGCAAACAATTATTATGAGGGTAAGGTTTTGGATTTCATGCATAACGTATCAATAGATAGTAATTGCCTTCAGAACGCGACAAATCAGAAGTCAACGGTGGAATGTGCATCATTTTATGCGGAGAGGGGACTCAGTTTTGATAATTTTGGACAACCGAATACGACAAAAGCCACCGAAGGTTCTGGGAAGAGTAATAAAACTAAGATTATATTGGCGGCAGTCTTGGGTGGACTTGGTTTACTTGCAATTTTGGCGTTACTACTTGTACTGTTGATTCTGTGCACTCGTAAAAGGGGTAATTCAAGTCAAAGAGGAAACGGTGTGGGCCCTGCTCCTGCTGGAGGAAGTCCTCCGCCGCCTGGTGTATCGGTAAACCTTGCAAGTGTAGGTGACTCATTTACATATCATCAGTTGCTTCAGGCAACCGGAGATTTCAGTGATGCAAATCTCATAAAACATGGCCACACTGGGGATTTATTCAACGGTGTTTTGGAAAATGGGATCCCCGTCGTCATCAAAAGGATCGACATGCGATCTACAAAAAAGGATGCTTTTCTGTCTGAATTGGACTTTTTTAACAAGGTTTCTCATCAAAGATTTGTTCCCTTATTAGGTCATTGCTTAGAAAACGAAAACGAGAAGTTCCTGGTATATAAACTTATGCCAAAAGGGGACTTGTCTaattgcttattcttcaaaaacaCCACAGCGGAAGATGGTACTTTGCAGTCGTTGGACTGGATAACTAGGTTAAAGATTGCTACTGGAGCAGCAGAGGCCGTATCATATCTTCATCATGAATGTATTCCACCTATTGTTCACAG AGATATTCAAGCGAGCAGTATACTTCTCGATGACAGATATGAAGTTCGGTTAGGGAGTCTAAGCGAAGCCAGTGGTCAAGAAGGTGATATCCATCAAAGTAAAATCACCCGGTTTCTGCGATTGCCTCA GTCCTCTGAACAAGGCGCATCTG GTTCATCAACGTCAGTTTGTGCCTACGACGTTTATTGCTTTGGGAAAGTGTTACTTGAACTGGTGACTGGTAAGCTTGGAATTAGTGCTTCCAGTGAGGGTGTATTAAGGGAATGGCTTGATCAAATTCTGCCTTGCATTAACATGTATGACAAGGAGCTCGTGACGAAAATCGTTGACCCATCTCTTGTTGTGGATGAGGATTTCTTAGAGGAAGTGTGGGCAATAGCCATTGTTGCCAGGTCATGCCTAAACCCAAAACCTTCAAGACGACCACCGATGAGATATGTTCTCAAGGCTTTGGAAAATCCTTTAAAAGTTGTAAGAGAAGAAAGTTCGAGTTCTGCGCGGCTGAAAGCAACCTCTTCCAGAGGCTCTTGGAATGCTACTTTGTTTGGTAGTTGGCGTCAGAGTTCGTCTGATGTAGCCGTAATCCCTGCAGCTTCTGGTACAAAATTAGAAGGAGCCAGTAGTTTGAAGCTTTCAGCAACTAGTAGTTCATCGTCGCGGAGACGTCATTCAAATGAGATATGCCCTGAGCCATCATTTGGCTTACCTGATGTAGAGAGGGTGGACCCCTGA
- the LOC11418218 gene encoding uncharacterized protein isoform X1: MERLGWCLEFVLGESSIDSECIKELIKVNYSVTEINNRNMRMIMLKFLEDELLSKASIDEWMLELLEVLEKLLLIDCNDPSNPNPISHAMKSAYFYIAVECTVKYLEAGGTSNYLQAAVDRIWNRRFQKLEEGSYLLTPKWRLWKTLINDSLVDSQTMLRLASLSNTRKKAIKEVQRFLVDARNNLVGPSFLHSVAAPAQNQSHNESPMEVDKDNGRLKGKASTTVVVVEEMATSTSCSKIDSLPVNEAPKNKCNSVEFETFANDPVPDSICMTDIVRSDVAIEETNQEPQMENQSKDANVPNPQTCLNINNDEANLTKATSHHPSLMNPNSSARTHEWDDSIDGLQAGTVRGTSRIRLRSPETKKLSPLKEYEPKKITKRRKKKKWSQWEVDNLKTGIEVIGEGNWKSILRSYDFDERTEVDLKDKWRNMKRSGCQ, from the exons ATGGAAAGGTTAGGGTGGTGTTTGGAATTCGTTCTTGGAGAATCAAGTATAGATAGTGAGTGTATTAAGGAACTGATTAAAGTAAACTACTCAGTTACCGAAATCAATAATAGGAACATGAGAATGATTATGCTGAAGTTCCTTGAAGATGAGTTGTTGTCGAAAGCATCTATAGATGAATGGATGCTTGAACTTCTCGAGGTATTAGAAAAACTACTTCTAATTGATTGCAATGACccttcaaaccctaaccctattAGCCATGCCATGAAATCTGCTTATTTCTACATTGCTGTGGAATGTACAGTTAAGTACCTTGAAGCAGGTGGTACATCTAACTACCTCCAAGCAGCAGTTGACAGAATATGGAACCGTAGGTTTCAAAAATTGGAGGAGGGAAGTTATTTGTTAACTCCAAAATGGAGACTCTGGAAAACGCTTATCAATGATTCCCTTGTTGATTCACAAACCATGCTCAGACTTGCTTCATTGTCTAATACCAGAAAGAAAGCCATTAAAGAGGTTCAACGCTTTTTGGTGGATGCTCGGAATAACCTTGTTGGCCCTTCCTTTCTCCACTCTGTTGCTGCTCCTGCTCAAAATCAATCCCATAATG AGTCTCCCATGGAAGTCGACAAAGATAATGGAAGGCTTAAAGGCAAGGCTTCTActactgttgttgttgttgaggaaATGGCTACATCAACCAGCTGTAGCAAAATTGACTCTTTGCCTGTTAACGAGGCCCCAAAGAATAAATGCAATTCTGTGGAGTTCGAAACATTTGCAAACGATCCTGTGCCCGATTCAATTTGTATGACGGACATTGTAAGGTCTGATGTGGCAATTGAAGAAACGAACCAGGAGCCACAAATGGAAAACCAGAGTAAAGATGCAAATGTACCCAACCCACAAACTTGCCTAAATATTAACAATGATGAGGCAAATCTTACGAAGGCAACTTCCCATCATCCTAGCTTGATGAACCCAAATAGTTCTGCTCGTACTCATGAG TGGGATGATTCGATCGATGGATTGCAGGCAGGAACAGTAAGGGGCACAAGTAGAATTCGTTTGCGCAGTCCAGAGACGAAGAAGCTTTCTCCATTGAAGGAGtatgaaccaaaaaaaattacgaaaaggagaaagaaaaaaaaatggagtcaaTGGGAAGTGGATAATCTAAAGACCGGAATTGAAGT aattgGAGAAGGAAACTGGAaatcaattcttcgttcttatGATTTTGACGAAAGAACTGAA GTTGATTTGAAAGACAAGTGGAGAAATATGAAGCGGTCTGGATGCCAATGA
- the LOC11418218 gene encoding uncharacterized protein isoform X2, with the protein MERLGWCLEFVLGESSIDSECIKELIKVNYSVTEINNRNMRMIMLKFLEDELLSKASIDEWMLELLEVLEKLLLIDCNDPSNPNPISHAMKSAYFYIAVECTVKYLEAGGTSNYLQAAVDRIWNRRFQKLEEGSYLLTPKWRLWKTLINDSLVDSQTMLRLASLSNTRKKAIKEVQRFLVDARNNLVGPSFLHSVAAPAQNQSHNESPMEVDKDNGRLKGKASTTVVVVEEMATSTSCSKIDSLPVNEAPKNKCNSVEFETFANDPVPDSICMTDIVRSDVAIEETNQEPQMENQSKDANVPNPQTCLNINNDEANLTKATSHHPSLMNPNSSARTHEAGTVRGTSRIRLRSPETKKLSPLKEYEPKKITKRRKKKKWSQWEVDNLKTGIEVIGEGNWKSILRSYDFDERTEVDLKDKWRNMKRSGCQ; encoded by the exons ATGGAAAGGTTAGGGTGGTGTTTGGAATTCGTTCTTGGAGAATCAAGTATAGATAGTGAGTGTATTAAGGAACTGATTAAAGTAAACTACTCAGTTACCGAAATCAATAATAGGAACATGAGAATGATTATGCTGAAGTTCCTTGAAGATGAGTTGTTGTCGAAAGCATCTATAGATGAATGGATGCTTGAACTTCTCGAGGTATTAGAAAAACTACTTCTAATTGATTGCAATGACccttcaaaccctaaccctattAGCCATGCCATGAAATCTGCTTATTTCTACATTGCTGTGGAATGTACAGTTAAGTACCTTGAAGCAGGTGGTACATCTAACTACCTCCAAGCAGCAGTTGACAGAATATGGAACCGTAGGTTTCAAAAATTGGAGGAGGGAAGTTATTTGTTAACTCCAAAATGGAGACTCTGGAAAACGCTTATCAATGATTCCCTTGTTGATTCACAAACCATGCTCAGACTTGCTTCATTGTCTAATACCAGAAAGAAAGCCATTAAAGAGGTTCAACGCTTTTTGGTGGATGCTCGGAATAACCTTGTTGGCCCTTCCTTTCTCCACTCTGTTGCTGCTCCTGCTCAAAATCAATCCCATAATG AGTCTCCCATGGAAGTCGACAAAGATAATGGAAGGCTTAAAGGCAAGGCTTCTActactgttgttgttgttgaggaaATGGCTACATCAACCAGCTGTAGCAAAATTGACTCTTTGCCTGTTAACGAGGCCCCAAAGAATAAATGCAATTCTGTGGAGTTCGAAACATTTGCAAACGATCCTGTGCCCGATTCAATTTGTATGACGGACATTGTAAGGTCTGATGTGGCAATTGAAGAAACGAACCAGGAGCCACAAATGGAAAACCAGAGTAAAGATGCAAATGTACCCAACCCACAAACTTGCCTAAATATTAACAATGATGAGGCAAATCTTACGAAGGCAACTTCCCATCATCCTAGCTTGATGAACCCAAATAGTTCTGCTCGTACTCATGAG GCAGGAACAGTAAGGGGCACAAGTAGAATTCGTTTGCGCAGTCCAGAGACGAAGAAGCTTTCTCCATTGAAGGAGtatgaaccaaaaaaaattacgaaaaggagaaagaaaaaaaaatggagtcaaTGGGAAGTGGATAATCTAAAGACCGGAATTGAAGT aattgGAGAAGGAAACTGGAaatcaattcttcgttcttatGATTTTGACGAAAGAACTGAA GTTGATTTGAAAGACAAGTGGAGAAATATGAAGCGGTCTGGATGCCAATGA